A genomic region of Magnolia sinica isolate HGM2019 chromosome 6, MsV1, whole genome shotgun sequence contains the following coding sequences:
- the LOC131249852 gene encoding zinc finger protein 10: MVVELGLLSLTQHEKLADQHSNPGSITSSWMWNPRRAEEDDDSWEVRAFAEDTGNVMGTTWPPRSYTCTFCRREFRSAQALGGHMNVHRHDRAKLRQSSLGFDPSSSSASSPSLIFPTQEFVTTSGLCLLYPFLAPNAVFTPMPVNGCLNSPSTLLSISPYMANNMISSCSPSPSIDLPMMTGVGTSVCNLGNEETLVPVDGGDDDDDDDDENNNKKKKTELAVEEIDLELRLGQRPSPQ; the protein is encoded by the coding sequence ATGGTTGTTGAACTTGGCCTACTTTCATTGACCCAACACGAGAAACTGGCTGACCAACATTCAAATCCTGGCTCCATTACCAGCTCGTGGATGTGGAACCCCAGGCGAGCCGAAGAAGATGATGATTCATGGGAAGTACGGGCCTTCGCCGAAGACACTGGCAATGTTATGGGCACCACATGGCCTCCACGCTCCTACACTTGCACCTTCTGCAGGCGTGAATTCCGGTCAGCTCAGGCACTCGGAGGCCACATGAATGTGCACCGCCACGACCGTGCCAAACTCCGCCAGTCATCACTTGGCTTTGATCCATCGTCTTCATCCgcctcttctccctctctcattttcccaACTCAAGAATTTGTCACAACAAGCGGGTTGTGCCTTTTATACCCTTTCCTAGCCCCTAATGCTGTTTTTACACCGATGCCGGTGAATGGTTGCTTGAATTCTCCTTCTactctcctctctatctcaccttaTATGGCAAACAACATGATATCATCATGTTCACCTTCACCATCTATTGATCTTCCCATGATGACAGGCGTCGGTACTTCGGTCTGTAACTTGGGCAATGAAGAAACCCTAGTCCCAGTTGACGGCGGCGacgatgatgacgacgatgacgacgaaaacaacaacaagaagaagaagactgaGTTGGCTGTTGAAGAAATCGATCTAGAGCTTCGGCTGGGACAACGGCCATCGCCACAGTAA